One region of Kogia breviceps isolate mKogBre1 chromosome 17, mKogBre1 haplotype 1, whole genome shotgun sequence genomic DNA includes:
- the ZHX2 gene encoding zinc fingers and homeoboxes protein 2, with amino-acid sequence MASKRKSTTPCMVRTSQVVEQDVPEEGDRAKEKGIGTPQPEVAKDPWAAEPENSSKENEVIEVKSTGENQSKKLQGGYECKYCPYSTQNLNEFTEHVDMQHPNVILNPLYVCAECNFTTKKYDSLSDHNSKFHPGETNFKLKLIKRNNQTVLEQSIDATSHITSITTSGPGGGDNDPGISVSKTPIMKPGKPKADAKKVPKKPEEAAPENHVEGTTRLVTDAAEILSRLGGVELLQDTLGHVMPSVQLPPNINLVPKVPVPLNTTKYNSALDTNATMINSFNKFPYPTQAELSWLTAASKHPEEHIRIWFATQRLKHGISWSPEEVEEARKKMFNGTIQSVPPTITVLPAQLAPTKMSQPILQTALPCQILGQTSLVLTQVTSGPTTVSCSPITLAVAGVTNHGQKRPLVTPQAAPEPKRPHVAQVPEPPPKVANPSLTPAGDRKKTKEQIAHLKASFLQSQFPDDAEVYRLIEVTGLARSEIKKWFSDHRYRCQRGIVHITSESLAKDQLAIAASRHGRTCHAYPDFAPQKFKEKTQGQVKILEDSFLKSSFPTQAELDRLRVETKLSRREIDSWFSERRKLRDSMEQAVLDSMGSSKKGPDSVAPNGALSRLDQFSGAQVPSSLPSPSPAITKNQEQVHLLRGTFARTQWPTPQEYDQLAAKTGLVRTEIVRWFKENRCLLKTGTLKWLEQYQQQRVADDHGYGALSRKAAKAVVTESSENGSEGGPRYHKDPRKLCEEDLEKLGPRMKAGGEQARDGLPAKPSEATSDRSEGNSRDGQGSDGNEESGIVDWVEVTVGEDDAVSDRSDSWSQTATEGVAEPADSDSDSVPAEASQA; translated from the coding sequence ATGGCGAGCAAACGAAAATCCACAACCCCATGCATGGTTCGGACATCACAAGTAGTGGAACAAGACGTGCCCGAGGAAGGAGACAGGGCCAAAGAGAAAGGAATCGGCACGCCACAGCCCGAAGTGGCCAAGGACCCTTGGGCAGCAGAACCtgaaaactcttccaaagaaaatgaagtgaTAGAGGTGAAATCCACAGGGGAGAATCAATCCAAAAAACTCCAAGGTGGTTATGAATGCAAATACTGCCCCTACTCCACGCAGAACCTGAACGAGTTCACGGAGCACGTGGACATGCAGCACCCCAACGTGATTCTCAACCCGCTCTACGTGTGTGCCGAATGTAACTTCACAACCAAAAAGTACGACTCCTTGTCTGACCACAACTCCAAGTTCCACCCCGGGGAGACCAACTTCAAGCTGAAGCTCATCAAGCGCAATAATCAGACCGTCTTAGAGCAGTCGATCGACGCCACCAGCCACATCACGTCCATCACCACCAGCGGCCCCGGAGGCGGGGACAATGACCCCGGGATCTCGGTGAGTAAAACCCCCATCATGAAGCCAGGGAAACCGAAAGCCGATGCCAAGAAGGTGCCCAAGAAGCCAGAGGAGGCCGCCCCCGAGAACCACGTGGAAGGGACCACCCGCCTGGTGACAGACGCGGCTGAGATCCTCTCACGACTCGGGGGCGTGGAGCTCCTCCAGGACACCTTAGGACACGTTATGCCTTCTGTCCAGCTCCCACCAAATATCAACCTTGTCCCCAAGGTCCCCGTGCCGCTGAACACTACCAAATACAACTCTGCCCTGGACACCAACGCCACCATGATCAACTCCTTCAACAAGTTCCCTTACCCAACGCAGGCTGAGCTGTCCTGGCTCACAGCTGCTTCCAAACACCCAGAAGAGCACATCAGAATCTGGTTTGCCACCCAGCGCTTAAAGCATGGCATCAGCTGGTCCccggaggaggtggaggaggcccGGAAGAAGATGTTTAATGGCACCATCCAGTCAGTCCCCCCAACGATCACTGTGCTGCCCGCCCAGTTGGCCCCCACAAAGATGTCACAGCCCATCCTCCAGACGGCGCTCCCGTGCCAGATCCTCGGCCAGACCAGCCTCGTGCTGACCCAGGTGACCAGCGGGCCAACGACCGTCTCTTGTTCCCCCATCACACTCGCCGTGGCCGGAGTGACCAACCACGGCCAGAAGAGACCTCTAGTGACGCCCCAAGCTGCCCCCGAGCCCAAGCGCCCTCACGTCGCTCAAGTGCCAGAGCCTCCGCCCAAGGTGGCCAACCCCTCGCTGACCCCAGCCGGCGACCGCAAGAAGACAAAGGAGCAGATCGCGCACCTCAAGGCGAGCTTCCTGCAGAGCCAGTTCCCCGACGACGCGGAGGTCTACCGGCTCATCGAGGTGACCGGCCTCGCCAGGAGTGAGATCAAGAAGTGGTTCAGCGACCACCGCTATCGGTGTCAAAGGGGCATCGTCCACATCACCAGCGAATCCCTTGCCAAAGACCAGCTGGCCATCGCGGCTTCCCGGCACGGCCGCACTTGCCACGCGTACCCAGACTTTGCCCCGCAGAAGTTCAAAGAGAAAACCCAAGGTCAGGTGAAAATCCTGGAAGACAGCTTTCTGAAAAGCTCTTTCCCGACCCAAGCAGAACTGGACAGGCTAAGAGTGGAGACCAAGCTGAGCAGGAGAGAGATCGACTCCTGGTTCTCGGAGAGGCGGAAGCTTCGGGACAGCATGGAACAGGCCGTCCTGGATTCCATGGGGTCCAGCAAGAAAGGCCCAGACTCGGTGGCCCCCAATGGTGCTCTGTCTCGACTCGACCAGTTCTCCGGTGCCCAGGTGCCCAGTTCTTTGCCCAGCCCTTCACCAGCAATTACAAAAAATCAAGAACAGGTTCATCTCCTGAGGGGCACGTTTGCAAGAACCCAGTGGCCAACCCCCCAGGAGTACGACCAGCTGGCGGCCAAGACCGGCCTGGTCCGAACTGAAATCGTGCGTTGGTTCAAGGAGAACAGATGCTTGCTAAAAACTGGAACCTTAAAGTGGCTGGAACAGTACCAGCAGCAGCGCGTGGCGGATGATCACGGCTACGGCGCCCTGTCCAGGAAGGCGGCAAAAGCCGTCGTCACCGAGAGCTCGGAGAACGGGAGCGAGGGCGGTCCGCGGTATCACAAGGACCCCAGAAAGCTCTGCGAAGAGGACCTGGAGAAGCTGGGCCCCAGGATGAAAGCGGGCGGCGAGCAAGCAAGAGACGGTTTGCCGGCAAAGCCCTCGGAGGCCACCTCGGACAGATCAGAGGGCAACAGTCGGGACGGCCAGGGCAGCGACGGCAACGAGGAGTCGGGCATCGTGGATTGGGTGGAGGTGACGGTCGGAGAGGACGACGCCGTCTCAGACAGGTCGGACAGCTGGAGTCAGACGGCAACAGAAGGCGTGGCGGAACCGGCTGACTCGGACTCCGACAGCGTCCCTGCTGAGGCCAGCCAGGCCTAG